In Acanthopagrus latus isolate v.2019 chromosome 17, fAcaLat1.1, whole genome shotgun sequence, the following are encoded in one genomic region:
- the LOC119005320 gene encoding uncharacterized protein LOC119005320 yields the protein MCVPLVVFLSFIVLRSVSAGGVYCAKTARARAAALGLDYPGVHGAPDLYGPARHGAHTSRLRTHPGLAEAEAYVASSGRNQPGVRSLDVQPRSSASTFPLSHNNPVHREYTADQVLRSPRGQSVINRESDFEEVNRVAPPTLAEAPGQPDLVKWDPQGRTEPLSFVYNHRDLVVDESIPNRRGVSLRGLPLPRSRGHSAYQRGLAGYRPGREVPVLGSSGFTDKAHVRAMTGRAPAVSGLKRIRLPVHLAQPLHRRPNVRQFVQGNPVFRRMTKPKIRSS from the exons ATGTGTGTACCTCTGGTGGTGTTTCTCAG CTTCATCGTGCTCCGCTCTGTGTCAGCTGGAGGTGTGTATTGTGCTAAAACAGCGAGAG CCCGCGCAGCTGCCTTGGGTTTGGATTATCCTGGAGTCCACGGAGCGCCTGACCTCTACGGGCCAGCTCGCCATGGGGCGCATACCAGCAGGCTCAGGACTCACCCTGGATTGGCTGAGGCTGAAGCTTACGTGGCCTCCAGCGGAAGAAATCAACCGGGAGTGAGATCCCTGGATGTCCAACCAAGGAGCTCTGCTTCTACATTTCCACTGAGCCATAACAATCCGGTTCATCGTGAATACACAGCTGACCAAGTGCTCAGATCTCCCAGAGGACAGTCAGTTATTAACCGCGAGTCCGATTTTGAGGAGGTCAACCGTGTTGCCCCTCCAACTCTGGCTGAAGCCCCGGGCCAGCCTGACCTTGTGAAATGGGATCCTCAAGGTCGCACTGAACCGCTCTCATTTGTCTACAATCATCGTGACCTTGTTGTTGACGAGTCCATCCCAAATAGACGTGGCGTGTCTCTAAGAGGGCTCCCCCTGCCCCGAAGCCGGGGTCACAGCGCTTACCAGAGGGGTCTAGCGGGGTACCGCCCGGGCAGAGAAGTCCCTGTCCTCGGTTCATCCGGCTTCACAGACAAAGCCCACGTCAGAGCGATGACTGGCCGGGCCCCTGCTGTCAGCGGGCTGAAAAGGATTAGGCTCCCTGTCCATCTTGCTCAGCCCCTGCACAGACGCCCGAATGTCAGACAATTTGTTCAAGGTAACCCTGTTTTTAGACGTATGACAAAACCAAAAATCAGGTCCAGTTAG